From the Thermococcus sp. M39 genome, one window contains:
- a CDS encoding COG2426 family protein — translation MNEFIYIFLLSLIPTFEGRYAIVYGVGRGYPLWGTLLAAFLGVLLLSLVLPFVLPLIDVLMLKLEKTPLGKIAGIYLGYVERVRKKARPYVKKWGLYGLIIFVAVPLPGTGVWTGSLAAYIFGMENRKTIPALVIGGLMSMLITLIPSLGIIKLF, via the coding sequence TTGAATGAATTCATATACATCTTCCTGCTTTCACTGATTCCGACATTCGAAGGGAGGTATGCTATTGTCTATGGAGTTGGGAGAGGGTATCCACTATGGGGAACACTTTTAGCAGCTTTCCTTGGAGTTCTACTTCTTTCGCTTGTTCTGCCGTTTGTGCTGCCTTTAATCGATGTTTTAATGCTTAAGCTTGAGAAAACGCCTCTGGGAAAAATTGCTGGGATTTATCTAGGCTATGTGGAACGAGTTAGGAAAAAAGCCCGTCCATATGTTAAAAAGTGGGGGCTCTATGGATTGATAATATTTGTCGCTGTGCCTTTGCCAGGCACTGGAGTCTGGACTGGGAGTTTAGCCGCTTATATCTTTGGAATGGAAAATAGAAAAACAATTCCTGCATTGGTGATTGGAGGTCTAATGAGTATGTTAATAACCCTAATACCAAGTTTGGGTATTATAAAATTATTCTGA
- a CDS encoding phosphatase PAP2 family protein: MNRGSFNVLSITLLTLLILEKLDILTGVNVVVYNHIPPTTSFLVKIVTNSASLGVFLIYIGLFMFLDFKRVRKLTKLTLEFILAFVAGMIIVGVLKVSTGVPRPNEAVLNLSLYQMLLNVDYFAFPSGHTARASILAYFLSKRFPNYKPLWWSYAFLVALSRLLLQVHWLSDVLFALLLGVWVSMLVEFTEDIWFPIYNSTMEKLKLEVFKVE, encoded by the coding sequence TTGAATAGGGGATCATTTAATGTATTGAGCATTACGTTATTAACACTGCTAATATTGGAGAAGCTTGACATACTTACTGGGGTTAATGTTGTAGTATATAACCACATCCCACCAACAACGTCCTTTCTGGTTAAGATAGTCACTAATTCGGCAAGTTTGGGAGTCTTTTTGATTTACATTGGACTTTTTATGTTCCTAGATTTTAAACGTGTTAGAAAGCTTACTAAGCTAACTTTAGAGTTTATTCTTGCTTTTGTTGCAGGTATGATTATTGTTGGTGTTTTAAAGGTCTCAACTGGGGTTCCAAGACCAAATGAAGCTGTGCTAAACCTGTCACTTTACCAGATGCTCCTAAATGTGGACTACTTTGCGTTTCCTTCTGGTCATACAGCGAGAGCATCTATTTTGGCATATTTCTTAAGTAAACGCTTCCCCAATTATAAGCCCCTCTGGTGGAGCTATGCTTTTTTAGTTGCACTATCAAGATTATTACTACAAGTTCACTGGCTGAGTGATGTTTTATTCGCTCTGCTCCTTGGGGTGTGGGTTTCGATGTTAGTAGAGTTTACAGAGGATATCTGGTTCCCAATTTACAATTCCACTATGGAAAAATTAAAATTGGAGGTGTTCAAAGTTGAATGA
- a CDS encoding winged helix-turn-helix transcriptional regulator — protein MGGKELNETTKRVFEFIKENPGLNFNEISRRLGLAKGDLQYHLYKLEKMGMVKSKRSGLKRHYFPAGIFSEKEEDVLSLISSENMREIIMYLITNPGITQKELCEKIGLSPPTINYYMSKLEKLGLVEGNRAGKFVRYYFVEDRELFIKMIRNYHPSLLERWADRIVDIFLDFGGD, from the coding sequence ATGGGCGGGAAAGAGCTCAATGAGACAACAAAGCGAGTGTTTGAATTCATTAAAGAGAATCCTGGCCTAAATTTCAATGAAATATCTCGAAGACTTGGGCTAGCTAAGGGAGACTTACAGTATCACCTATACAAGCTTGAAAAGATGGGGATGGTAAAGTCCAAAAGAAGCGGATTGAAAAGGCATTATTTTCCAGCAGGAATCTTTAGTGAAAAGGAGGAGGATGTTCTCAGTCTTATTTCAAGCGAAAATATGAGGGAAATAATAATGTATTTAATCACTAATCCAGGAATCACTCAAAAAGAACTGTGTGAGAAAATTGGTTTATCTCCTCCAACAATTAACTATTACATGAGTAAACTTGAAAAGTTGGGACTGGTTGAAGGCAATAGGGCGGGAAAATTTGTGAGATATTACTTTGTAGAAGATAGAGAGTTGTTCATTAAGATGATCAGGAACTATCATCCGAGTTTGCTTGAAAGATGGGCTGATAGGATTGTGGACATATTCCTGGACTTTGGGGGTGATTGA
- a CDS encoding PepSY domain-containing protein yields the protein MKIWKFNIGKKIVAALAALIVGLGIGAFALAASNTADNETQTGIHSPNYVGSITVPQTTGDISEDQEAKSLQSLAKITPEQAKQAALAKVNGNVIKVELDNENGYLIYSVEVKTSDGTIKDVKVDAGNGKILYIDSDIEEETDKELEEHNKNELSNDSNDTDNIQEEVEQEGES from the coding sequence ATGAAGATCTGGAAATTTAATATTGGAAAGAAAATTGTAGCAGCGCTGGCAGCGCTAATAGTAGGACTTGGCATTGGAGCCTTTGCATTAGCAGCGTCAAACACAGCTGATAATGAAACACAAACTGGCATTCACTCACCAAATTATGTTGGAAGTATAACTGTCCCTCAAACCACGGGAGATATCAGCGAGGATCAAGAGGCAAAATCACTTCAAAGTTTAGCAAAGATAACTCCGGAGCAAGCAAAGCAAGCGGCTCTAGCAAAAGTTAATGGGAACGTTATCAAAGTTGAACTGGATAATGAAAATGGATATCTTATTTATTCAGTTGAGGTCAAAACCAGTGATGGTACTATAAAAGACGTAAAAGTCGACGCAGGAAATGGAAAAATACTCTATATTGACAGCGACATTGAAGAAGAAACTGATAAAGAGTTAGAGGAACATAACAAAAACGAGCTTTCAAACGACAGCAATGATACAGACAACATTCAGGAGGAAGTAGAACAAGAAGGAGAGAGCTGA
- a CDS encoding lysylphosphatidylglycerol synthase transmembrane domain-containing protein, producing MKMITIGEYTNLLKSLNKTSLELITIALALYYLSTIIYALRWKIILDNMGKNVPLIDLLKAILSSIFVNNVTPMSRGGGEILRVTWISKKYKIPLSLSTVSILYERIMEAFPVTILLFLGVTYFAKHIIYFVSIAIFVVVLIWLNWEKFIKLSVKIIKVKLTAEELISIVSLKQRFSLNILVVGLSSAVWFLDMLRLKLIALAFGWNPSIGLLAIVSLANLIFGLMAFTPGGIGIVEGGLIGTLTYFGIPSTLAVSITLIERFISYVLSSIVGFVTLVVSGGAEIWKALKSH from the coding sequence ATGAAGATGATAACTATAGGGGAATATACTAATCTCCTCAAATCATTAAATAAAACCAGTTTGGAACTCATTACAATCGCTTTGGCTTTATATTACTTAAGTACTATCATCTATGCCCTTCGCTGGAAAATTATACTGGATAACATGGGAAAAAATGTGCCCTTGATTGATCTCTTAAAAGCAATCCTTTCCTCTATTTTTGTTAATAACGTTACTCCAATGAGCCGTGGGGGTGGAGAAATTCTGAGAGTTACGTGGATATCAAAAAAATATAAGATTCCATTGAGCTTATCGACTGTCAGCATACTTTATGAAAGGATAATGGAGGCCTTTCCAGTAACAATCTTATTGTTTTTGGGAGTGACATATTTTGCTAAACATATCATCTATTTTGTTTCAATCGCAATCTTTGTTGTGGTGCTTATTTGGCTCAATTGGGAAAAGTTCATAAAGCTTTCAGTTAAAATAATTAAAGTGAAACTTACAGCAGAAGAACTCATAAGCATAGTTTCATTAAAGCAAAGATTCTCATTAAATATTCTTGTAGTTGGATTAAGTTCGGCAGTTTGGTTTTTGGATATGCTCAGACTCAAGCTTATAGCACTGGCTTTTGGTTGGAATCCAAGCATTGGATTGTTGGCAATAGTCTCACTTGCAAATCTCATATTTGGCCTTATGGCATTTACCCCTGGAGGGATTGGTATAGTAGAGGGCGGGCTAATAGGAACACTTACCTACTTTGGAATTCCTTCAACCTTGGCTGTCTCAATAACGCTAATTGAGCGCTTTATATCTTATGTGCTGAGCTCAATAGTTGGATTTGTAACGTTAGTTGTATCTGGAGGTGCCGAAATATGGAAAGCCTTAAAATCGCACTAG
- a CDS encoding glycosyltransferase family 4 protein, with amino-acid sequence MESLKIALASDWFFPSIGGIEYHIHDLATNLVKMGHNVHIITRFGDYSDEKLPYSVHRFRGYINLDSFYISIGTNLLRKVNELYKKEHFDITHGHSIYSPIAVGVSNLSSGIRGIPSVMTNHSFLGKSILNPTYILLLRASLRKINGFIAVSNAVRQDLENILGKSLRNRPIHVVPNGIDTNFWTPVEDKEEWKSKIGLDGIVITTTSRLTKRKRIDIIPKLARIITEKYGMTDIKFVIIGDGPERRKIEELIKAYHVQDKVLMVGKQPREKVREYLWASDIYLSPTIYEAFGIAALEALSCGVPVVANNHGGISEIVKHGLTGLVSQDDKELLENILYLLDNPELIEKMGRNARKAVKEEFSWKKIAKEIVEIYKKTIETFEENPFILYTLHQVLRGGITNVGIFNL; translated from the coding sequence ATGGAAAGCCTTAAAATCGCACTAGCATCTGACTGGTTTTTCCCCAGTATTGGTGGGATAGAATATCATATTCATGATCTGGCTACAAATTTAGTTAAGATGGGGCATAATGTCCATATTATCACCCGTTTTGGAGATTATTCCGATGAAAAGCTCCCCTACAGTGTTCATCGCTTTAGAGGATATATAAACTTGGATAGTTTTTATATTAGCATTGGAACGAACTTGCTAAGGAAAGTAAATGAACTCTACAAAAAAGAACACTTTGACATAACACATGGCCATAGCATTTATTCTCCAATAGCTGTCGGAGTCTCAAATCTCTCCAGTGGTATCAGAGGCATTCCAAGTGTCATGACTAATCATTCTTTCCTAGGAAAATCAATATTGAACCCTACTTATATCCTTCTACTTCGGGCATCGTTGAGAAAAATTAATGGATTCATAGCAGTTAGCAATGCTGTTAGGCAAGACTTAGAAAACATATTAGGAAAGAGCCTAAGGAACAGACCAATACATGTTGTACCAAATGGTATAGACACAAATTTCTGGACGCCTGTGGAAGATAAAGAAGAATGGAAAAGCAAGATTGGACTAGATGGAATAGTAATAACAACTACTTCACGACTCACAAAGAGAAAAAGAATAGATATAATACCCAAATTGGCTAGGATTATCACTGAAAAATACGGAATGACTGATATAAAATTCGTAATAATAGGTGATGGTCCGGAGAGAAGGAAAATCGAAGAACTCATTAAGGCGTATCATGTTCAGGATAAGGTTTTAATGGTTGGAAAACAACCTAGGGAAAAAGTTAGAGAATATCTTTGGGCAAGTGACATTTACTTATCCCCAACGATTTATGAAGCATTTGGAATAGCAGCCCTTGAAGCTCTCTCTTGTGGAGTCCCTGTAGTTGCAAACAACCATGGTGGGATAAGTGAGATAGTCAAGCATGGTCTCACGGGACTAGTATCCCAAGATGATAAAGAGCTGCTGGAAAACATTCTATATCTGTTGGACAATCCAGAGCTGATTGAGAAAATGGGTAGAAATGCAAGAAAAGCTGTGAAGGAAGAATTTTCATGGAAAAAGATAGCAAAAGAGATAGTTGAGATATACAAGAAGACGATAGAAACGTTTGAAGAGAACCCATTCATTTTATACACCCTCCACCAAGTGCTGAGAGGAGGAATAACAAATGTTGGTATCTTTAACCTTTGA
- a CDS encoding polysaccharide deacetylase family protein — protein sequence MLVSLTFDVEQDCPPYLNTTRGMEKGLPKILDLLNEKKVKATFFFTVEMARKYPNLTKRVVDEGHELGCHGFNHERFDKLEKNKAEMIIKKSLDILREFGDVVSFRAPNLHFPHYLFPALRENGVFVDSSKARYKGYKGGIKAFDGVLEIPVSITSSVLRLPWAIQKVIHKRLNEPRVYFAHPWEFVPMQKERIRLDCKFNTGDKALMLLEKLIDHYKEQNAKFVTMREYQDIYGNE from the coding sequence ATGTTGGTATCTTTAACCTTTGATGTCGAGCAGGACTGCCCCCCCTACTTAAACACTACTAGAGGTATGGAAAAGGGCTTGCCGAAGATACTCGATCTTCTCAATGAAAAGAAGGTTAAAGCAACGTTCTTCTTCACTGTGGAGATGGCAAGAAAATATCCGAATCTCACAAAGAGGGTTGTTGATGAAGGGCATGAGCTCGGCTGTCATGGCTTTAATCACGAGCGGTTTGATAAGCTTGAGAAAAACAAAGCTGAAATGATCATTAAAAAGTCTCTAGACATTTTGAGAGAGTTTGGAGATGTTGTATCGTTTAGGGCTCCAAATCTTCACTTTCCTCACTATCTTTTTCCAGCTTTAAGAGAAAACGGGGTATTTGTGGACTCATCAAAGGCGAGATATAAAGGATATAAAGGAGGAATTAAAGCGTTCGATGGTGTTTTAGAGATTCCAGTATCGATAACGTCTTCCGTATTAAGGCTTCCGTGGGCAATACAGAAAGTTATCCACAAGAGGTTGAATGAGCCGAGAGTCTATTTTGCTCATCCTTGGGAGTTTGTTCCAATGCAGAAGGAAAGAATCCGACTCGACTGTAAGTTCAATACTGGAGATAAAGCGCTAATGCTTTTAGAAAAGCTAATTGATCACTATAAGGAGCAGAATGCTAAATTTGTGACGATGAGGGAATATCAGGATATATATGGAAACGAATAA